The window GACGAACGCGGCGAGCGCCGGCAGCGGGGCGAACGCGCCCGTCCGGAGCGCGAGGCCGACGCCGACGATCACCGGCGCGGCCGCCGCGGGCAGCGTCTGCGGCCGCGCGGCGATAAGCCACGCCCGTCGTCGGGACACCTCGGTACTCATTACACGCGATAGGCGCGTCGCGTCCCTTAACCTTACCATCCCGGAACGATCCGGCGGGGCCGTCCGCGACACCCACAGCTATGGCAACCGGCGACGAGCCCCACGCATGGCCCGCGTTCCATACGTCGACGCGTCGGACGTGCCCGAGGAGTACGAGGAGCTGCTGGAGTCGTCGCTGCAGGGGAAGCCCCTCCACGTCTACCGGTCCCTCGGCAACAACCCCGAGGTGCTCGCCGGGCTGCGCTCGTTCCTCGGCTCGCTGTGGACCGACAGCGGCCTCTCCGACCGCGACCGCGAGCTCGTGATCCTCGCCGCCGCGAGCGAGACGCGGAACCGCTACGAGTGGCACCAGCACGTCAACATCGCCCGCGGCGTCGGGATCGACGACGCGGTCATCGCGGGGATCGGCACCGGGGACCTGTCCGCCCTCGACGACGACGAGACGACGCTGGTCGAGTACGCGACCGCGATCGTCCGTCGTGAGGTCGACGCCGTCGTCCACGACGAGATCGCCGCCCGCTACGACGACGAGACGGTCGTCGGGATCGCCGCGCTCGCGCAGGGGTACGCCGGCCTCGGCGGGATGATCGAGGCCTTCGACCTCGAGCTGGAGGCCGGCAGCGAGTTCCACGGCTGGGACCCGCGGTAGATCGCGGCCCCGCTCCCCCGGGGCCCCGCTCCCCCGGGACGCCGACCTCACCGACCGACAGATACGACAGGGGCCGGCCCGTATCCGATGTATGAGCGACACGACGGCCGACGGGGAGGGCGACTCGGAAGGGACCGAGGCCGAGTCCACCGGAGCGGAAGCGAACGGGATCGCCGCGCGCTACGAGGAGGCGGGCGGCGAACGGTTGCTCACGTTCTCCGCCGACGGCGCCGAGGCCACGGTCGCCCAGAACGTCGACGGCTACGCGATGCTGAAGGTCCGACCGGGGCCGAC is drawn from Halorubrum sp. CBA1229 and contains these coding sequences:
- a CDS encoding carboxymuconolactone decarboxylase family protein, with amino-acid sequence MARVPYVDASDVPEEYEELLESSLQGKPLHVYRSLGNNPEVLAGLRSFLGSLWTDSGLSDRDRELVILAAASETRNRYEWHQHVNIARGVGIDDAVIAGIGTGDLSALDDDETTLVEYATAIVRREVDAVVHDEIAARYDDETVVGIAALAQGYAGLGGMIEAFDLELEAGSEFHGWDPR